One part of the Algibacter sp. L1A34 genome encodes these proteins:
- a CDS encoding YncE family protein, with protein MKKIILSVLSVSLLVFSCSNNDDDDTQLPLGDYDNGILVSAEGGQSASVSYISDDYMAVENEIYYNVNTEILGVYLQSIGFNGDLAYIISDTANTIIVVNRYTFIKQAEISTGLLTPRYITFLNGKGYVTNWGDGTDTTDDFIAEIDLNTNTVTGTIAIAEGPEQILAKGDNLYISHKGGYNINNIVSVIDTTDDSIETITVNDAPDEMAFDSNGNLVVLCSGDNRDWAANYVETAASITRINTTTDTVIETLEFAAGLHPSQMAHDDDEVYYAMNNKIYELDDDESTLPTTSILEIADIYLYGLSVNDDKVYVTNASFTAQSELLIYDLDSSALIHTFNVGSGASKIYFN; from the coding sequence ATGAAGAAAATTATTTTATCAGTTTTATCAGTATCACTTTTAGTTTTTTCGTGTTCTAATAATGATGATGATGACACTCAATTACCACTAGGCGATTATGATAATGGTATTTTAGTTAGTGCGGAAGGTGGTCAGTCAGCATCTGTATCTTATATTTCAGATGATTACATGGCAGTAGAAAATGAAATTTATTACAATGTAAATACAGAGATTTTAGGTGTGTATTTACAATCTATTGGTTTTAATGGCGATTTAGCTTACATAATTTCTGATACCGCTAACACTATTATCGTAGTAAATAGATATACGTTTATAAAACAAGCTGAAATTTCAACAGGATTATTAACTCCAAGATACATTACTTTTTTAAACGGTAAAGGGTATGTAACAAACTGGGGAGATGGAACTGATACTACAGATGATTTTATTGCAGAAATAGATTTAAATACGAACACAGTAACGGGCACTATAGCTATAGCTGAAGGTCCAGAACAAATATTAGCTAAAGGTGATAATTTATATATATCGCATAAAGGTGGTTATAATATTAATAACATTGTTTCGGTAATTGATACTACGGACGACAGTATTGAAACCATTACAGTTAATGATGCTCCAGATGAAATGGCTTTCGATTCTAATGGGAATTTAGTTGTTTTATGTAGTGGTGATAACAGAGATTGGGCAGCTAATTATGTAGAAACAGCAGCGTCTATTACACGAATAAATACAACTACAGATACTGTTATTGAAACACTTGAGTTTGCAGCAGGTTTACACCCAAGCCAAATGGCACATGATGATGACGAGGTTTATTACGCTATGAATAATAAAATATACGAGTTGGATGATGATGAGTCTACTTTACCAACAACGTCTATTTTGGAAATAGCCGATATTTATCTTTACGGGCTTTCTGTTAATGATGATAAGGTTTATGTAACGAACGCAAGTTTTACGGCACAAAGTGAGTTGTTAATTTACGATTTAGATAGCTCTGCTTTAATTCATACTTTTAATGTTGGTAGTGGAGCTTCTAAAATCTATTTTAACTAA
- a CDS encoding T9SS type A sorting domain-containing protein translates to MKQNYFFAVLFSLVNLAIYGQSYAPSASADGTTAIHRDSDVFKSWATGVTVVRGPQNITNPTGDLANFGVPENAIDKSNDQIVSLGDGGTAILTFSIPIVNNAGFDFAVFENSFDGLFLELGFVEVSSDGVTFFRFPSHSQTQTETQVASFGNLDATYINNLAGKYRGSYGTPFDLDDITDNILLDKSAITHVKIIDVIGTIDPTYATYDSYGNIVNDPYATPFGSSGFDLDAVGVINEATGLSLDAVNKANALSLYPNPAVSKLYVSRAGTIAIYSITGSLVLKQLVSNKDTPVSIDRLKPGVYIVKLTTEVGLFTQKLIKK, encoded by the coding sequence ATGAAACAAAATTACTTTTTTGCAGTACTTTTTTCACTAGTAAATCTCGCTATTTATGGGCAGTCTTACGCGCCAAGTGCAAGTGCAGATGGCACAACAGCTATCCATAGAGATTCTGATGTTTTTAAATCTTGGGCCACTGGAGTTACTGTAGTTCGAGGCCCTCAAAATATTACAAATCCAACAGGGGATTTAGCGAATTTTGGAGTTCCAGAAAATGCAATCGATAAATCTAATGATCAAATAGTAAGCCTTGGTGATGGCGGAACAGCCATTTTAACTTTCAGTATTCCAATAGTTAATAACGCTGGTTTCGATTTTGCAGTTTTTGAGAACAGTTTTGATGGTCTTTTTTTAGAATTAGGTTTTGTTGAAGTAAGTTCCGATGGTGTAACCTTTTTTAGGTTTCCATCGCATAGCCAGACTCAAACAGAAACTCAAGTTGCTAGTTTTGGTAATCTTGACGCTACTTATATTAATAATTTAGCAGGTAAGTACAGAGGTAGTTATGGAACACCTTTCGATTTAGATGATATTACTGATAATATTTTATTAGATAAGAGTGCTATTACGCACGTAAAAATTATTGATGTTATTGGCACAATAGATCCTACATATGCAACATATGATAGTTACGGAAACATTGTTAACGATCCATACGCAACACCATTTGGCTCTTCTGGTTTCGATTTAGATGCTGTTGGTGTTATTAACGAAGCTACAGGATTAAGTTTGGATGCCGTAAATAAGGCAAATGCACTGTCATTATATCCTAATCCTGCTGTATCTAAACTGTATGTTTCAAGAGCAGGAACTATAGCCATTTATTCGATTACGGGAAGTTTAGTTCTAAAGCAGTTGGTAAGTAATAAGGATACTCCAGTTTCAATAGATAGATTAAAACCTGGTGTTTATATAGTGAAATTAACAACTGAAGTTGGTTTGTTTACTCAGAAACTAATAAAGAAATAA